Below is a genomic region from Dehalogenimonas sp. THU2.
GGACGTCGCTACTTTTCTGTGGATTCGATGAAGAAAACGCTGGAAGGGGCGCAGGAGGAACCCCTTATCATGGCTTTACAACCTTAATGATTCGGGAAACCACCAATCATGAATTTACACCACTTGACGGGACACTACCCATCCCGCGTATGCCTTAGCTCTGGAGTACATATTTTAACCGTGTCCAGCTTGAAGGTTATCAAACTATCATATTAAATACGCATGTTGGCGGATAGTCAACATTCTCGGTTGGCCTTATAATTATACTAAAGGTTGGAACGCAATAAGCTGCGTCGGTCTAACCAAAGAAGAGTGGAGGAACTCAATTGCAAAAGTATCACAGTACAATGTCCCGCCGCGATTTCATGAAGGCACTGGGCGTGAGCGCGGCTGGTATCAGCACCGCCACTGCCTTGGCCCCGGCTTTTTCCGATCTCGATGAGATGGTCGCCAAAGAAGGCTTATACGGCAAACGTCCCTGGTGGATCAAAGAGCGCGAGCACTTGGACACCACCACCGAGATCGACTGGACCGAAATGAAGCGTTATTCTGAAAACGATACCATGCGCGGCACACATGCCGCTGAGTACCGGTTAAGTCTCTTTGATCAAACCGAATGGGATCGTCGTTCAGCTCTGAAGAAAGAAGAGGAGAAGAAATGGCTCCTTGAGGAAAAACCCGGTTACTCATTGAAGGATGTCGCCTATTCATCCAATGTTGGTAGCAATCAATCGGTTAGCCAGAGCTTCCTGGGCGCTCAGAAGGCTTCCACCCCCGAAGCCCGCGGCGTAGCCAAATGGGAAGGCTCCCCGGAAGAGGCGGCCTCCATGCTGCGCACCTTCCTGCGCTCCGTCGGCGCCATGAGTGTCGGTATTGTCGAATTGGAAGAGGGCAAGACTAAGAAGCTGATTTATGACTTCGAGAGTGGCGGTAAGATCCGCAACGTCTGGGAGGACACTGACACCGCCATCGTCCGCGACCTTGGCGGCGGTAACAAAGAACATGTCTTGCCCAATAAGTTCAAATACGCCATCGAAATCATCAACCAGGAGTCGATGAACCTGTTCAAGGTCAACCCCACCCTGCTGATGTCCCAGATCCGCTATGGCCGCAACGCCAACACCCAGGCGGCGACCATGGAGTTCATCCGCGGTTTGGGTTACCAGGCAGTTGGACAGTTCTCCATCAATGCTATCGGTATTGCCCCGGCCTTAGCCACTATCTCCGGCCGCGGCGAGATGGGCCGCATGAACCGCCTGATCACCCCGGAGCACGGTCCTATCGTCGGCGCCTTCACCATGCTGACCAACCTGCCCCTGGCCCCGGACAAACCTATCGACGCCGGTTATATGCGTTTCTGCAAGGACTGCATGAAATGCGCCGAAACATGCGCCGAGGGTGCGATCTCATTCGAGCGGGATCCCTATTGGGAGACCATCGGCGCTTGGAATAACGCTGGTCACCGGGCTTGGTTCGAGGATTCCCGCAAGTGCGCTGCTTACCGCGCCCTGCCCAGTGCCTGCACCTCCGGCAAATGTTTGGCCGTATGTACCTTCTCCAAGGACCACACTGCTGGTATCCACACTGTCGTTCAGGCGACATTGTCCGCCACTCCAGTGTTCAACGGCTTCTTTAAGGAGATGGACGATATCTTCTACCACGAAGGTCTGCACAATCCTGAGAAATTCTGGGATATCGAACTGCCGACCTACGCGATTGACTCAACCATCAACGGTAGAGACACGCACTCGTAACCCAAATAACACTCACTTGTGGAGAGGCACCCCATTCGGGGTGCCTCTTTTTGTTTCGAAGTGCCGTTCAGGGAAATCCGGCTTCCTTTCCAAACTAATAATAAAATCAGTAGCCTACGGGTCCCAAATTACGTAGTTTCCCCAATTCCCCCGCATTCCCTCAATAGAGTATGCTGCCCTCAAGGGGCATGATGGGGTAATTAACGTCAGCAAACAGTCCTGCTAGCGGGTGAAGACATGTGACCGATACCTGGGCTACACAAGATGCGCCACCGGTGCCAATATCCACCTGGATCCGGGCTGTTTGATTGAATGTAATGAGTTTGTACGTACAAATTATATCGTGTGGACTCTCGAAATCGCCCCTTTTTATATCTCGAAACGTTCGATGCCGGGTTAACAAACCCTGACGGGTCGTCGTTAATAAATCCAAGAGAGCGCCCGGATGACAGACATCGGTTTCCCGGAAATCAACGGAATCATAGCAGGCATCATTCCCCTGGCCCTGGGCATCCTCATCCTGATCTTTCCCAAGATCATCAACTACTTCATCGGCGCTTTCATGATCCTGGCCGGTATCGG
It encodes:
- a CDS encoding reductive dehalogenase; translated protein: MQKYHSTMSRRDFMKALGVSAAGISTATALAPAFSDLDEMVAKEGLYGKRPWWIKEREHLDTTTEIDWTEMKRYSENDTMRGTHAAEYRLSLFDQTEWDRRSALKKEEEKKWLLEEKPGYSLKDVAYSSNVGSNQSVSQSFLGAQKASTPEARGVAKWEGSPEEAASMLRTFLRSVGAMSVGIVELEEGKTKKLIYDFESGGKIRNVWEDTDTAIVRDLGGGNKEHVLPNKFKYAIEIINQESMNLFKVNPTLLMSQIRYGRNANTQAATMEFIRGLGYQAVGQFSINAIGIAPALATISGRGEMGRMNRLITPEHGPIVGAFTMLTNLPLAPDKPIDAGYMRFCKDCMKCAETCAEGAISFERDPYWETIGAWNNAGHRAWFEDSRKCAAYRALPSACTSGKCLAVCTFSKDHTAGIHTVVQATLSATPVFNGFFKEMDDIFYHEGLHNPEKFWDIELPTYAIDSTINGRDTHS